The Aphelocoma coerulescens isolate FSJ_1873_10779 chromosome 2, UR_Acoe_1.0, whole genome shotgun sequence genome contains a region encoding:
- the ZEB1 gene encoding zinc finger E-box-binding homeobox 1 has translation MADGPRCKRRKQPNPRRNNVTNYNNVVEANSDSDDEDKLHIVEEESVTDAADCDASVPEDDLPTDHIVLPENSEREGSTKSCWEDEAGKERKEILGPEAQTDEIGCTVKEDECDSDAENEQNHDPNVEEFLQQEDTAVIYPEAPEEDQRQGTPEASGQDENGTPDAFSQLLTCPYCDRGYKRFTSLKEHIKYRHEKNEDNFSCSLCSYTFAYRTQLDRHMTSHKSGRDPRHVTQSSGNRKFKCTECGKAFKYKHHLKEHLRIHSGEKPYECPNCKKRFSHSGSYSSHISSKKCIGLMPVNGRARSGLKMSQCSSPSLSASPGSPARPQIRQKIENKPLQEQLPLNQIKTEPVDYEFKPIVVASGINCSTPLQNGVFSGGSPLQATSSPQGVVQAVVLPTVGLVSPISINLSDIQNVLKVAVDGNVIRQVLENNHANLVSKEQETINNASIQQAGHSLISAISLPLVDQDGTTKIIINYSLEQPSQLQVVPQNLKKENSVPANSCKNEKLPEDLTVKSEKDKNFEGETNDSTCLLCDDCPGDLNALQELKHYETKSPPQLPQPSGTEAEKPESPVPSEAGENNLSPGQPPLKNLLSLLKAYYALNAQPSAEELSKIADSVNLPLDVVKKWFEKMQAGQISVQSSGPSSPEQVKLSSPTDNDDQAATTNVSEPQNSTNNSQNPVSTTKSQTLPGGSTLNGSHSSTPSASPLNLSSSRNSQGYTYTAEGVQEEPQIEPLDLSLPKQHGELLERSTITSVYQNSVYSVQEEPLNLTCAKKEPQKDNSVTDSDPIVNVIPPSANPINIAIPTVTAQLPTIVAIADQNSVPCLRALAANKQTILIPQVAYTYSTTVSPAVHETPPKQTQANGNQDERQDTSSEGIPNVEDQNDSDSTPPKKKMRKTENGMYACDLCDKIFQKSSSLLRHKYEHTGKRPHECGICTKAFKHKHHLIEHMRLHSGEKPYQCDKCGKRFSHSGSYSQHMNHRYSYCKRETEERDSAEPEEMGPEVLSSEHVVVRASPSQIDSDERESLTREEEEYSEKEEEEEEEKDIEGLQEEKECRELQEVGDAEEDAAVEEEGKTEENKNDGAVNQASNAEPEVIQNNGQVSEENNE, from the exons ctggaaaagaaagaaaggaaatcctGGGGCCTGAAGCTCAAACAGATGAAATTGGATGTACAG TAAAAGAAGATGAATGTGATTCTGATGCAGAAAATGAGCAAAACCATGACCCTAATGTTGAAGAGTTCCTTCAACAAGAAGATACAGCTGTTATCTACCCTGAAGCACCTGAGGAGGACCAGAGACAAGGCACACCAGAAGCTAGTGGTCAGGATGAAAATG GAACACCTGACGCGTTTTCCCAGCTGCTCACCTGCCCGTACTGTGATCGAGGGTACAAGCGTTTCACCTCTCTGAAGGAACACATCAAATACCGccatgaaaaaaatgaagataacTTCAGTTGCTCCTTGTGCAGTTACACATTTGCCTACAGAACGCAGCTCGACCGCCACATGACATCACACAAATCAGGAAGAGATCCA AGACATGTGACGCAGTCCAGTGGTAATAGAAAATTCAAGTGCACTGAATGTGGAAAAGCTTTTAAATATAAACATCACCTAAAGGAGCACCTACGAATCCACAGTG gaGAGAAGCCATATGAGTGCCCAAACTGCAAGAAACGTTTTTCCCATTCTGGTTCATACAGTTCACACATAAGCAGTAAGAAGTGTATTGGTTTGATGCCCGTGAATGGTCGAGCCCGGTCAGGGCTCAAGATGTCTCAGtgctcctccccttccctttctgCATCACCAGGTAGCCCAGCAAGACCACAGATACGACAAAAGATAGAAAATAAACCCTTGCAAGAGCAGCTTCCTCTTAACCAAATTAAAACTGAACCTGTGGATTATGAATTCAAGCCCATAGTGGTTGCTTCAGGAATTAATTGTTCAACCCCTTTGCAGAATGGGGTTTTTAGTGGTGGTAGCCCATTGCAGGCAACCAGTTCTCCTCAGGGTGTGGTGCAAGCTGTTGTTCTACCAACAGTAGGTCTGGTGTCTCCCATAAGCATCAATTTAAGTGACATTCAAAATGTGCTGAAAGTGGCAGTGGATGGTAATGTAATAAGGCAAGTACTGGAAAACAATCATGCTAATCTTGTGTCCAAAGAACAAGAAACAATCAACAATGCATCTATACAACAAGCTGGCCATTCCCTCATTTCAGCGATCAGTCTTCCTTTGGTTGACCAAGATGGGACAACCAAAATTATCATCAACTACAGCTTGGAGCAGCCAAGTCAACTTCAGGTTGTTCCACAAaatctaaaaaaagaaaactctgtTCCTGCAAATAGTTGCAAAAATGAGAAATTACCAGAAGATCTCACAGTGAAGTCTGAGAAAGATAAGAACTTTGAAGGAGAGACCAACGATAGCACTTGTCTTCTTTGTGATGACTGTCCAGGAGATCTTAATGCACTTCAAGAATTAAAGCACTATGAAACAAAAAGCCCTCCTCAGCTTCCCCAGCCCAGTGGAACAGAAGCTGAGAAACCCGAGTCCCCTGTCCCATCAGAAGCTGGGGAGAACAACTTATCTCCTGGTCAGCCACCTTTAAAGAACCTTCTATCGCTCCTAAAGGCGTATTATGCATTAAATGCACAACCAAGCGCAGAAGAGCTTTCAAAAATAGCAGATTCTGTAAACCTACCACTGGATGTGGTAAAAAAGTGGTTTGAAAAAATGCAAGCTGGACAAATTTCTGTGCAGTCTTCTGGACCATCTTCTCCTGAACAAGTTAAATTAAGCAGTCCCACAGACAACGATGATCAAGCAGCAACTACAAATGTGAGTGAACCCCAGAACAGCACAAATAACTCACAAAATCCTGTCAGTACAACGAAATCTCAGACTTTACCAGGGGGATCAACTCTGAATGGTTCACACAGTAGCACGCCATCTGCATCACCACTAAACCTTTCTTCATCAAGAAATTCACAGGGTTACACGTACACGGCAGAGGGTGTACAAGAAGAGCCACAAATAGAACCTCTTGACCTTTCTCTACCAAAGCAACATGGAGAACTGTTGGAAAGATCTACCATAACTAGTGTTTACCAGAACAGTGTTTATTCTGTCCAAGAAGAACCTTTGAACTTAACTTGTGCAAAAAAAGAACCACAAAAGGACAACAGTGTTACAGACTCTGATCCTATTGTAAATGTAATCCCACCAAGTGCCAATCCCATAAATATTGCTATACCTACAGTCACTGCCCAGTTACCTACAATTGTTGCCATTGCTGACCAGAACAGTGTTCCCTGCTTGAGAGCTCTTGCTGCCAATAAGCAAACCATTTTGATTCCACAGGTGGCTTATACATACTCTACTACAGTTAGTCCTGCAGTTCATGAGACACCACCAAAACAGACCCAAGCCAATGGAAATCAG GATGAAAGGCAAGACACTAGCTCAGAAGGAATACCCAATGTAGAAGATCAAAATGATTCTGATTCAACAcccccaaagaaaaaaatgagaaagacagaaaatgggATGTATGCATGTGATTTATGTGACAAAATATTCCAGAAGAGCAGCTCATTATTGAGGCATAAGTATGAACACACAG GTAAAAGACCTCACGAGTGTGGAATCTGTACAAAAGCATTTAAACACAAACACCATTTGATTGAACACATGCGACTGCAttctggggaaaagccctaccAATGTGACAAGTGTGGAAAGCGGTTTTCACACTCGGGGTCTTACTCTCAGCACATGAACCATCGCTACTCCTACTGCAAAAGGGAGACGGAGGAGCGGGACAGCGCCGAGCCGGAGGAGATGGGCCCGGAGGTCCTGAGCAGCGAGCACGTGGTGGTCAGGGCGTCCCCCTCGCAGATCGACTCGGATGAGAGAGAGAGCCTAaccagggaagaggaggaatacagcgaaaaagaggaagaggaggaagaagaaaaagacataGAGGgacttcaggaggaaaaagaatgtaGGGAACTACAAGAAGTAGGGGATGCAGAAGAAGACGCAGCAGtagaagaagaagggaaaactgAAGAGAACAAGAACGATGGAGCTGTAAATCAAGCAAGCAATGCAGAACCAGAAGTTATACAAAATAATGGGCAGGTGTCAGAAGAAAATAACGAATAA